The nucleotide window gtttagtctacatggacgttttcccctggggctttaaaagcccatgtttgaaattccaatgcaaTCCAATGGGCACCAAGATGTTTCCTGGCACGTTTATGCgctttatcctaaacgttgcttgcaacgtttaaaaaaattaaaatgcatggtTATTGCGGGAAAACACCTAAAAAGGGGGAAACCGGTTGAAAATGCTCCTATTGAATTctatggaggcttttacaagcgtttttaagctttgtatgaaagcttctattggaaacaatgggggcttttataagcgtttttaacAGGTCTTTGGAATCCTTGAAGCCGCCTTTATTGAGGACAGGAGAATCCCAGATCTCCACAACCCCACCCactactcattccctgaaagcattaaagtatgtgtaaaaaaCAGGACGTGGCTTTAttcttaaagtattttattaaatgtgtgtgctttgtgtaactaaacttttttaatatatgtgtgtgtgtatgtatgtatgtatgatgtgtgtatgtatgtatgtatgtgtatgtatgNNNNNNNNNNNNNNNNNNNNNNNNNNNNNNNNtatatatatatatatatatatatacacatgttatCCCGCATTAACAGAATGactcccacggctgcattcatgacgtGAGCACcatcaggatttccctctccTTGGGCGATCAGGGAGTGGaacaatcagcggagctctgctatgcggACAACTCTGCTCCCCTGGTTACTCCCGCAACCCTAGAGTAACTGTGATATGTATGTgtagaacacatactacagctcctttAGGGCtttgggagtaatcaggggagcggagctgtcagcatggcacagctccgctgattgctcggctccctgattggctaaggaaagtgaaatcctgatgatgcttgacctgtcatcagggttttcccttttctcagccaatcacaaagcaccacaggtgaatggggagccttgtcctcactGTCAagaggagtcccacagctgtgctcatgaatgaatgctgcTGTGagaatcattctgtcattgtgggttaaaaaaaaaagttttgttacacaaagcacacacatttaataatatactttaagaATAAAGCCTCGTCctgttttttacacatattttaaccccttctgggaatgagtaaggggttttatgtacccctgtactctttccctgaaagggttaaaagtaaaacttttataaaaaatgtagaatcgcggtaaaacacCTCATAGGCGTTTAAAACGAttgtaaatgtgaataaaaacccatataaacgtggtaggaatgtttacataggttttttaaaaccgtccgtatgtagacccagcctaggttagtaatctttatataaaaagggtaatacattttctttattatattgaaGTGTGTAAACCTCTGGCtataaattcagttttattttcatatgcTGTTTGCAGCAGCTGATGGACCCAGTCATTCTCCCATTGCAGTTTGGTGAAAATTCAAGTTGCTAAATGTGTAGCAACATGGAAAAATATAGAAGAACAAATTGTCCATGTCATAGTAGTATTTCTAGGGTAAATCTGATATTGCTTGCTAGATCCAGTATGTTAATTGGTAAACCAGTTTATGTTCAGTGTAGCAAACTAGTATTTGGCATGCAATGGTCATGAAATAATTCCAGcagtcattaataaaaaaaaaaagtgatatggcGCCTGTTTTATTTCTTATCTTTGCTCCTATATTGactttactttgtttcttttcaagGTGCATACGTATGTCAACACAACTGGGGTGCAAGAAGAACAGAGGCAAACTATACCGGCACCACTTGAGCAACGTCTTTCCAATGCTGAGGGAAGTGCAGCTCGAAGTGAGCCCAGTTCCATCCCAGAGATAGACCCCCATGTAATCCTGGAACCTGAAGGAGTGAAGTTTGTTTTAGGACCAACTCCTGTTCAAAGAcaattaatggaaaaaaagaaactggagATACTTGAGGAACAACAAGTTGTTGGACAGGGTGGCAGCAGTAACTGTCCTAATAGCATCGAGTGTGACACTGGTTATGACAGTGATGAACGCCGTGATACTCCTTCTGGCAATAAGATGGTGTATGAAAATGTTAATGGAGTATCTCTACCTTCTTCTGGGCTAAGGAGGGGTCGTATTCCACCGCCTCTCTCAACAGATATCCAGAATATTAATAACTCTGCCCAGAGGAGAACTGCATTAATAAACTATGAAAATTTACCTTCTCTTCCCCCTGTTTGGGAAGCCCGTAAATCCATTAAGGAGAATGAAGACCTGTTAGGACCAAAGACGCCATCTCTCAATGGATTTCATAATAGCCTAGATCCCATGCATAACTATGTAAACACAGAGAACGTAACTGTTCCACTAAGTGCTCACAAAGTTGAGTTTTCTAGGCGTCGGGACTGCACGCcaacagtttttaattttgatatcCGACGCCCAAGCTTAGAACACAGGCAGCTTAATTATATACAGGTTGATTTGGAAGGTGGCAGTGATTCTGACAACCCCCAGACACCGAAGACCCCTACCACTCCTCTTCCGCAAACTCCTACCAGACGCACAGAACTGTATGCTGTGATAGACATTGAAAGAACTGCTGCTATGTCCAACCTGCAGAAAGCACTGCCGCGTGATGATGGTACTTCTAGAAAGACTAGACACAACAGTACTG belongs to Pyxicephalus adspersus chromosome 2, UCB_Pads_2.0, whole genome shotgun sequence and includes:
- the FRS2 gene encoding fibroblast growth factor receptor substrate 2 isoform X2, with translation MGSCCSCPDKEAFADNQQNRFKVINVDDDGNELGSGVMELTENELILYTRKRDSVKWPYLCLRRYGYDSNLFSFESGRRCQTGQGIFAFKCARAEELFNMLQEIMQNNSISVVEEPVVERSPQTELDVPRTPRTPTTPGFSGSSIPNGYPRYPSFGDASSHPSSRHPSVGSTRLPSVGEESTHPLLAPEDHVHTYVNTTGVQEEQRQTIPAPLEQRLSNAEGSAARSEPSSIPEIDPHVILEPEGVKFVLGPTPVQRQLMEKKKLEILEEQQVVGQGGSSNCPNSIECDTGYDSDERRDTPSGNKMVYENVNGVSLPSSGLRRGRIPPPLSTDIQNINNSAQRRTALINYENLPSLPPVWEARKSIKENEDLLGPKTPSLNGFHNSLDPMHNYVNTENVTVPLSAHKVEFSRRRDCTPTVFNFDIRRPSLEHRQLNYIQVDLEGGSDSDNPQTPKTPTTPLPQTPTRRTELYAVIDIERTAAMSNLQKALPRDDGTSRKTRHNSTDLPM
- the FRS2 gene encoding fibroblast growth factor receptor substrate 2 isoform X1, with the translated sequence MGSCCSCPDKEAFADNQQNRFKVINVDDDGNELGSGVMELTENELILYTRKRDSVKWPYLCLRRYGYDSNLFSFESGRRCQTGQGIFAFKCARAEELFNMLQEIMQNNSISVVEEPVVERSPQTELDVPRTPRTPTTPGFSGSSIPNGYPRYPSFGDASSHPSSRHPSVGSTRLPSVGEESTHPLLAPEDHVHTYVNTTGVQEEQRQTIPAPLEQRLSNAEGSAARSEPSSIPEIDPHVILEPEGVKFVLGPTPVQRQLMEKKKLEILEEQQVVGQGGSSNCPNSIECDTGYDSDERRDTPSGNKMVYENVNGVSLPSSGLRRGRIPPPLSTDIQNINNSAQRRTALINYENLPSLPPVWEARKSIKENEDLLGPKTPSLNGFHNSLDPMHNYVNTENVTVPLSAHKVEFSRRRDCTPTVFNFDIRRPSLEHRQLNYIQVDLEGGSDSDNPQTPKTPTTPLPQTPTRRTELYAVIDIERTAAMSNLQKALPRDDGTSRKTRHNSTDLPMLISGFKHSIILS
- the FRS2 gene encoding fibroblast growth factor receptor substrate 2 isoform X3; its protein translation is MDMIQTSSLLKVGDDVRLGKEEQTKAGTSLVVFAGTGIFAFKCARAEELFNMLQEIMQNNSISVVEEPVVERSPQTELDVPRTPRTPTTPGFSGSSIPNGYPRYPSFGDASSHPSSRHPSVGSTRLPSVGEESTHPLLAPEDHVHTYVNTTGVQEEQRQTIPAPLEQRLSNAEGSAARSEPSSIPEIDPHVILEPEGVKFVLGPTPVQRQLMEKKKLEILEEQQVVGQGGSSNCPNSIECDTGYDSDERRDTPSGNKMVYENVNGVSLPSSGLRRGRIPPPLSTDIQNINNSAQRRTALINYENLPSLPPVWEARKSIKENEDLLGPKTPSLNGFHNSLDPMHNYVNTENVTVPLSAHKVEFSRRRDCTPTVFNFDIRRPSLEHRQLNYIQVDLEGGSDSDNPQTPKTPTTPLPQTPTRRTELYAVIDIERTAAMSNLQKALPRDDGTSRKTRHNSTDLPMLISGFKHSIILS